The following proteins are co-located in the Takifugu flavidus isolate HTHZ2018 chromosome 16, ASM371156v2, whole genome shotgun sequence genome:
- the LOC130513214 gene encoding tryptophan--tRNA ligase, cytoplasmic — translation MADSPDFERTMSPLELYEKLTAQGDQVRALKTAKSDKAEIDAAIQLLLKMKLEYKQVTGQDYKAGSPPSENSAPFNGATADGSNDEDTVDPWNVSTTNAKGVDYDKLIVRFGSSKIDQQLVDRIEKVSGQKPHRFLRRGIFFSHRDMHQVLDAYEKQKSFYLYTGRGPSSEAMHVGHLIPFIFTKWLQDVFDIPLVIQLTDDEKYLWKDLTIEECHRFAVENAKDIIACGFDVNKTFIFSDLDYMGASPEFYRNVVKIEKHVTFNQVKGIFGFTDSDCIGKISFPAIQAAPSFSNSFPQIFGSRKDIQCLIPCAIDQDPYFRMTRDVAPRIGYPKPALLHSTFFPALQGAQTKMSASDANSSIFLTDTPKQIKTKVNKHAFSGGKDTVEEHRKHGGNPDVDVSFMYLTFFLEDDEQLEKIRQDYASGALLTGELKKMLIDTLQPMIAQHQERRKQVTDETVKQFMTPRPLNFKH, via the exons ATGGCCGACAGTCCAGACTTTGAAAGAACCATGAGTCCCCTGGAACTGTACGAGAAACTGACAGCACAAGGAGACCAAGTCAGGGCTTTGAAAACAGCCAAATCTGACAAA GCTGAGATTGATGCTGCCATCCAGTTGCTGCTAAAGATGAAACTGGAATACAAACAAGTGACCGGTCAGGATTATAAAGCAGGCAGTCCCCCCTCAGAAAACTCAGCTCCATTCAATGGGGCAACAGCAGATGGCAGTAATGATGAAGACACAGTCGACCCATGGAACGTTTCCACCACCAATGCCAAAGGAGTGGATTATGACAAACTCATTG TAAGGTTTGGAAGCAGCAAGATTGACCAACAACTAGTGGACAGAATAGAGAAAGTCTCAGGTCAAAAACCCCACCGCTTCCTACGAAGAGGAATCTTCTTTTCACACAG AGACATGCACCAGGTCTTGGATGCATACGAGAAGCAGAAGTCCTTCTATCTCTACACCGGCAGAGGTCCATCATCGGAGGCCATGCATGTCGGTCATCTCATCCCATTCATCTTTACCAA GTGGCTTCAGGATGTTTTCGACATCCCTCTGGTGATTCAACTGACTGACGATGAAAAGTACCTGTGGAAGGATCTAACAATAGAGGAGTGCCACCGCTTTGCCGTGGAGAACGCCAAAGACATCATTGCATGTGGTTTCGATGTCAACAAGACGTTTATCTTCTCTGACCTTGACTACATGGG GGCATCACCTGAGTTCTACAGGAATGTGGTGAAGATTGAGAAGCATGTAACGTTTAACCAGGTCAAAGGCATTTTTGGATTTACAGACAGCGACTGCATTG GAAAGATCAGCTTCCCAGCCATCCAGGCAGCACCGTCCTTCAGTAACTCTTTCCCACAGATTTTTGGAAGTAGAAAAGATATCCAATGTCTTATCCCCTGTGCCATCGACCAG GATCCGTACTTCAGGATGACCCGAGATGTTGCTCCGAGGATTGGTTACCCCAAACCAGCGCTGCTGCACTCCACCTTCTTCCCTGCCCTGCAGGGGGCACAAACCAAGATGAGCGCCAGCGACGCAAACTCCTCAATCTTCCTCACGGACACACCCAAACAAATCAAAACCAAG GTCAACAAGCATGCGTTTTCGGGAGGAAAGGACACAGTGGAAGAGCACAGGAAGCACGGCGGAAACCCTGATGTTGATGTCTCCTTCATGTACTTGACTTTCTTCCTGGAGGATGATGAACAGCTGGAAAagatcagacag GATTATGCCAGTGGTGCTCTCCTAACAGGAGAACTGAAGAAGATGTTGATTGACACCCTCCAACCAATGATTGCCCAGCACCAAGAGCGGCGCAAACAGGTTACGGACGAAACGGTCAAGCAGTTCATGACACCCAGGCCATTAAATTTTAAACACTGA